Genomic DNA from Vanrija pseudolonga chromosome 3, complete sequence:
ttcgcgctcgctgacgctcgcgcagcaACAAAGTCGGCGTCAACgtcgccctcttcctcggcggcatcggcttCGCGCCGTACGTCGGCGGGCTGTACGCGAACAACGTGCACGGCGTGCGCTGGGTCGTGGTGTTTGGCGCCGCGACGTGCGGGCTGAGCGCGGGGCTGTTctacgcgctcgaggcggccgtggcgaTCAGCTATCCGGAGAAGGAGCGCTTGGGCCTCGTGTTGGGTATTTGGATGGTGTGGCGCGTGCTGGGGCAGGCTATCGGCGGGGCCATCAATGTGAGGGGAGGGAGCAGAAGTGGTAGGGGGCGCTGACAaccgcccagctcggcctcaacgCAACCCGCGCGCAGGCCGGCGCCATCAACCCCAACGTCTACATCGTCTTCATCGCCCTCCAGTGTATCGGCCCGCTGAGCGCGTTCCTCCTGCCCCGTCCGCACCAGATCCGGCGCCGCGATGGCAAGGAGGTGACATTCTACACGCCGTTCAGGTTCGGGCAGGAGCTCAAAGAGACAGCGAGGGTGCTGGTCTCGAAGGAGGTGGGTACACAGAGAGGAGAGGGTGGGGCTCGCATGCACGCTGACGCGTGCTCGCagttcctcctcgtcatccccCTCATCGTACAGGGCGTCTTCCCAGAGTCGTACAACAACACGTACATGGCGAACCACTTcacggtgcgcgcgcgcgcgctgggctcGTTCGTCATGGCGCTGGGGTGCATGGTCGTGGCGGTGATTCTGGGCGTAAGTGGCACCCGCCTTCCCCAAGCAGGGCTCACCTCGCGCAGTGGTTCCTCGACGCAAAGAAGTTCTCCCTCcgcacccgcgcccgcgcatCCTTCGCCTGGGTGATTGGCTTCCGCGCCGCCCTGTGGACGTGGGCACTTGTTATCAACGCGCACTTCCCCACCCGGGAAGCCGTCGACTGGAACTCGCCGTACTTTGGGCGCACGTTCGCCCTGTACGTCCTCATCGGGACGAACTTCCAGGAGAACTACATGTGGCTCTACTTTATCATGCACTATGGTGAGTCGGGGCGGAGCCGCGGGCCGAATGTCCGCGGCAAGGCAACTCCCAGGCCCCTCGCCTGACAGCAGGCTCGCTAACGCTCGCTTGCTTCCAGTCGCCAAAACACCCCAAGACGCCGTGCGCACCGCGTCCCTCCTGCGCGCGATCGAATccgccgcccaggccgtcgcgtacggcacgagcgcgataCCGCAGTTCAAGCTCATCGAGCAGGCGGGCGTCAACCTCGCCATTTGGGGCGCAGCGCTGCTGCCTACATGGCTGATTGTGCGGCGCATCGGGGTGGATTTGAATGGGcctgaggaggagggggagaagGGGGTGGATGGGAAGGAGGGGGCTGTGgtggaggagaagggcgagtAGGCCGCTCCGCTGTATGGCGGAAGCACAGCTCGGATTCGACGAGGTGGCATCCAGTGCATCCCTCTATTGAATAATTCTATAAAAATATACAGACTACCACGCATACGCCATTGCCTCGGGGTGGTCAGCTCACCGCCTGAGCATCAGACTCATCAAGTGTGACGCCGCAGACCTATGCGCTCACCGCCCTCATACACAGTGTGCACGGGATCGACGTTGCAGATGAGGTACCCATACCAGCATGCGAGGCCCCTGACACCAAAGCGCGCCACGTAGCAGCAAgtctcggcgaggacgagggctgTGGCCCGGGAGCGGAGGTACATCCAGAGGGGGGGGCAGCGTGtctgcgccgcgacgaggtggcccaCCGTGAGGGTGTGGTCGGCGTACATCCAGCGCAGGGTAAGCAGGTCGCGCCTGTCGATGAAGCTGGAGCGACCGGGCTTGTTCGTCGGatcggggaggaggagggggaggcgggcggcgtcgacgctgcgcgcCATGGCCGCGGGCTGATACAGCTCGAAGCCGATGAAGACCTGGCGAGCATGGCACACGTAGTGGAACGCCGCGAGTATGTTTGTGGCGTTGAAGTTGCTATCTGCGTGTAGGAGGCCGCCGGCAAGGTATTCCCTGAGCTCGGCTATGCGTCCGTCCCAGCGCGCAGCAAACGTCGCGAGGGACGGGAGGgtgccggcgaggaaggaCTCCATCTGCTCCGGGGTGACGCCGGCCGGGCAGTACGTGCGGTAGTCATTGTCCGTGAGGCCGCACCACCTGTCGTGGgggccgcgctcggcctcggggagTTGGAGGCCTTGGAGGACTTGCTGCGcggtgg
This window encodes:
- the SPAC922.05c_0 gene encoding UNC93-like protein translates to MTTAQPDTAENELHAVAHLEMGTKRADDAWWRSPIAAAFVLGLCNFTAPGIWVAVNSLGGGGESSPHLVNAANALTFCLMIATAFLSPAITNKVGVNVALFLGGIGFAPYVGGLYANNVHGVRWVVVFGAATCGLSAGLFYALEAAVAISYPEKERLGLVLGIWMVWRVLGQAIGGAINLGLNATRAQAGAINPNVYIVFIALQCIGPLSAFLLPRPHQIRRRDGKEVTFYTPFRFGQELKETARVLVSKEFLLVIPLIVQGVFPESYNNTYMANHFTVRARALGSFVMALGCMVVAVILGWFLDAKKFSLRTRARASFAWVIGFRAALWTWALVINAHFPTREAVDWNSPYFGRTFALYVLIGTNFQENYMWLYFIMHYVAKTPQDAVRTASLLRAIESAAQAVAYGTSAIPQFKLIEQAGVNLAIWGAALLPTWLIVRRIGVDLNGPEEEGEKGVDGKEGAVVEEKGE